The DNA segment TCTTTGTCAACGGGCAGCTGTTTGACGGATCCTCGATCCGCGGCTTCCAGGGAATTGCCGAGTCGGACATGCAGCTGATTCCGGACCCTACGACTGCGTTCATTGATCCCTTCCGCATGGAGAAGACGCTCGCGCTGAGCTTCTCGATTGTGAACCCTCGGACCGGCGATCCCTACCACCGTGACCCACGGGGCGTGGCAGAACGTGCCGAGGCTTACCTGAGCTCAACCGGCATCGCTGACACCGCGTTCTTCGCGCCAGAGGCCGAGTTCTACATCTTTGACAACGTGCAGTACGAATCCCTCCCCCAGGGCAGCTTCTACAAGGTGGACTCGGTCGAAGCCCCCTGGAACAGCGGCCGCGAGGAAGAGGGCGGAAACCTTGGCAACAAGACTCCGTTCAAGGGTGGCTACTTCCCCGTGTCCCCCGTCGACAAGCAGGCCGACCTCCGCGATGCGATCTGCGTCGAGCTGGACAACGCCGGCCTTGAGGTCGAGCGGTCGCACCACGAGGTAGGTGGCGCGGGCCAGGCGGAGATCAACTACAAGTTCACCACCATGACTCACGCAGCTGACGACCTGCAGAAGTTCAAGTACATCGTCAAGAACGTTTCCGATGCGTGGGGCAAGTCGGCAACGTTCATGCCAAAGCCGGTCTTCGGCGACAACGGTTCAGGCATGCACTGCCACCAGTCGCTGTGGAGCGCCGGCGAGCCATTGTTCTACGACGAGCGCGGCTACGCAGGACTGTCCGACATGGCCCGCTGGTACATCGGCGGCCTGCTCAAGCACGCTTCGGCTGTGCTGGCGTTCACCAACCCGACGGTCAACTCGTACCGCCGGCTGGTCAAGGGCTTCGAAGCCCCGGTCAACATGGTCTACTCGCAGGGCAACCGCTCAGCTGGTATCCGGATCCCGATCACGGGTTCAAACCCGAAGGCCAAGCGCATCGAGTTCCGCGCGCCGGATCCCTCATCCAACCCGTATCTGGCCTTCGCTGCACAGCTGATGGCTGGCCTCGACGGCATCAAGAACCGGATCGAGCCAGCTGATCCAATCGACAAGGATCTCTACGAGCTGCCCGCCGAGGAAGCCAAGGACATCCAGAAGGCTCCAGGCTCACTGGAGGAAGCTCTGCTCGCCCTCGAGGCCGACAACGAGTTCCTGCAGGCCGGCGGCGTCTTCACCCAGGACCTGATCGACACCTGGATCGAGTACAAGCGCGAATTCGAGATCATTCCGCTGTCGCTGCGTCCGAACCCTTACGAGTTCGAGCTCTACTACGGCGTCTAGTCTCTAGCAAGGAGAAGGCCCGCACAGTTATTCCGTGCGGGCCTTCTTTCTGCCCAAAATTTACTGGACAGCAAGGGTCTATCGCTTGCATAACAAGTTCAACCATCCCGCTGACCACGAACGATCAGTGGGATTGTCTAGACAGTCCCACTGATCGGGGCTGGTGGGTGGGAAAATGCGACGGCGGCGCACCGGGATAGGTGCGAAACTCAGTACCCGTAGAAGGCGCGCTCAAAGATGGACCGGGCGCGCCGGGTCAGCCGCAGGTAGTCCTCTTCCAACAGGGCACCCATTCCGGGGCCGTACCCGCACCAGCGGGCCACCGCTTCCAGATCCCGGCGCGACGACGGCAACAGGTCCGACGCCTTGCCACTCCAGATCACGTTCGCCGCCCGCACCCGGCTCGACAGGCACCAGCTCTGCCGCAGGGTGGCCACGTCCGCTGCAGGAAGCAGCTCGGCTGCGGCGATGGCGTCCATCGCTGTGAGGGTGGAGGTGGTCTTCAGGGCATCGTTCCCGTGGGCGTGCTGCAG comes from the Arthrobacter sp. CAN_C5 genome and includes:
- the glnA gene encoding type I glutamate--ammonia ligase, with amino-acid sequence MFKNADEVLKFIADEDVKFVDVRFTDLPGVQQHFNVPAKTVDADFFVNGQLFDGSSIRGFQGIAESDMQLIPDPTTAFIDPFRMEKTLALSFSIVNPRTGDPYHRDPRGVAERAEAYLSSTGIADTAFFAPEAEFYIFDNVQYESLPQGSFYKVDSVEAPWNSGREEEGGNLGNKTPFKGGYFPVSPVDKQADLRDAICVELDNAGLEVERSHHEVGGAGQAEINYKFTTMTHAADDLQKFKYIVKNVSDAWGKSATFMPKPVFGDNGSGMHCHQSLWSAGEPLFYDERGYAGLSDMARWYIGGLLKHASAVLAFTNPTVNSYRRLVKGFEAPVNMVYSQGNRSAGIRIPITGSNPKAKRIEFRAPDPSSNPYLAFAAQLMAGLDGIKNRIEPADPIDKDLYELPAEEAKDIQKAPGSLEEALLALEADNEFLQAGGVFTQDLIDTWIEYKREFEIIPLSLRPNPYEFELYYGV